In [Phormidium] sp. ETS-05, the genomic window ATACTACCTTTGGTAGCGGTGGTGTCTTCTACCGAGGCTTGCAGATACTCTACCATGTCGTGCAGTTCGGCGATCGTCGCTGCCTGCTGCAACCGCGTCTCTAGCTCTACCCGGTTGCGGTTGATCACATTCAGAGCCAAAGCCACAGTTACAGGGGTAGCCGCAAATAAAATTTCTTTGAGAAATGACGCCGCAATTGCGCCCGCCGCCGAGAGGGTGATCGCGCCATACTCCGCAAAATCCAGGGGGTGGTAATTGCCCAAGTCCCCCAAACGTTTCCTTAAAGAGGCTAAAGGTGTTATCTTCTCCATATATCAGCCCGTCATGGTGTCTCCACTTTTTCCGCCATCATAAGTCATCCTTAACCAGCCCGACTGATGAAACATCCTACATCTTTTAATCCCAGTGGTGACAAAATCCGGTGGCTCGCTGGCTGTTGTCTCCTCATCATCCCTTTAACCAGCGGCTGTTTCAACCCCCCGCCGCCACCAACCGCCAACGCCGAAACCACCACTCCCACTGCACCCACCCCCACCACTATGGCAGAACCCATGCTCAAACCCGGTTGGCATCGCAATTTAACCATTGATGGGGTTCCCTACGACCTGTATATCCCCGCCAACTACCGCTCTGCATCCCTACTGGTTCTCCCTGGTTGGAATTATGAGCGTACCAGTTGGGTGGATAATGCTCCCCTGGTAGATTACGCCGATAAATATGGTTATGCACTGATTTTGCCGGAAATGCTGGTGACTCTGTATGAGAGTGCTTACTACCCAGAAACTACCCTGAAATGGCAGCCAGTTCCTGGTGGTAAATTCATCAAAGAAAGGCTGATTCCGGAAATCCAAAACCAACATAATTTGCTTCTACCCGGACAATACAATACCCTTTTAGGTCTTTCTACTGGTGGTAGGGGGGTAGCTTTAATTGCCCTGGAAAATCCCGGTTTGTTTGCTGCCGGAGCCAGTCTTTCCGGTGATTTCAGCCAGGAAAATACCCCGGACGATCGGCTAATGACTGCCGTTTATGGTGCCTTCTCGGAATTTCCCCAGCGGTGGCTTGGACGTGACAACCCCCAAGCCAGAGCCCCCGAATGGATCATGCCTTTATATCTCGCTCATGGCACCGATGATGAGATTGTGCCCGAATCTCAAAGCCGCTTATTTTATTATGCCCTACGCCAGAGACGCGGTGACGATATTGTAGTACAATATCATGCCGTTCCCGGTGCCGGACATGATTATGAATTTTGGGGCGGACAGCTTCCCTCTGTGTTTGAGTTTTTCGAGAAAGTCAAAAAAAGTTCGTAGTTGGGCTACCCTACGGTCAGCCTTACGGCTACAGCCCCATCTAGGTTTGTAGTTGGGCTACCCTACGGTCAGCCTTACGGCTACAGCCCCATCTTGGTTCGTAGTTGGGCTTCAGCCCAAAATTCAGGTTAGTAGTTGGGCTTCAGCCCATCTTAAAACATGAAACAAGAGGGCTAAAGCCCAACTACGAACTTCTTCAAGAGGGCTAAAGCCCAACTACGAACTTAAAGCAGAGGGCTAAAGCCCAACTACGAACTTAAATCAGGGTGATTAAGGATGGACGATCGCTGGGGAAGCAGCCACATTTTCTGCCTCTTGACGCATAAAGTCGATATCAGCTTCCGTCCAGTTTCTGGTAGCATAACATTGATGCACTGCGAGCAGTCCCCAAAGATTGCTATGAGTAATCACGGGCACTACCAAATTAGAGCGGACTTTGATGCTCCGCATAAAATCTCGATGACAATCCTGGATATTTTCAGTTTCAATATCCACAATGGCTCTGGCACGTCCCCCTAAGTATAGAGCCGCATATTCATCATTAAAACATTCATCAGCGCCCGTAGATCCCAAAATCGATAAATCTCGATATTTGACCGCTTCGCAAATTACCTGACCTTGCCACTGGCGGTAAAAATAATATAAAACCACTCGGTCAATATCCAAGTTTTCTTGGATATCGCTCATAGTTTGTTGCAGCAATACGTCTCGCTTCATGCGGAGAAAGAGACGATCGTTAATCATTCTCAACTTGTCATTAGCCATCTCATTAACTACTCCCCGGCTTGGTTGGGCAATGCTGGTTTAGCTATCTCCATCCTGCACGGGAACTAAAAAAGCGGCAATTAATGCTAAAGTTCCCCCTAACCAACCCAACCCCAGCCAGAGGCGGAAATTCAGTCCTCGCCGTTTCGCCACTAGAGCCGCCGCCGTCCCGATGACGCAGTGTAGAGTGATCAGGAAATAGAACAATGGCCAATTGTCAATAGTTAACATCAGGATTTCGCCTTAGTAATTTACATCAGAGGGGGTGCAATGCCCACCCTCCCACTACTTAATAATTTACATCGTAGTGGACATTGCCCACCACCACCATTTTAAATATCAGGAGATTGTAGCGCTTTGTCAAGGAGGGTGCGGGCTTCCTCCGCTTTGGCTCTGGCTTGGCGGTAAGCGCGATCGGCCAGAGCAAAGACTTTTAGTACCTTAAAGGCATCTTTCAGGTTAGCAATCTCTTCCTCGCTAGTAGGTTGGTCAGTAAATAGAATATCAATTTGGGCGCGAATTTGCAAAGCCTGTTCTCTGGCACGTTCTGCCTTCAGTTTCAAATTAGCCAGACTGCTGAGAATTTGCACCGCTTCCACTACGGGGTCATCGCTAGTTTCGTCAACCTCCGGCTCTTTCACCTCAATTAACTCTTGCGGGCTAAATCCTTCGAGAAGTTGGGTAGGCAACTGGCCTTCATCCATTAATTCCACCAACTTATCCATCGCTTCTTCTCTGGCTTTAGGACTATCTTTACCACTCACGGTGAGGATGACTTCTGGAGATTGGGCTAGGGTATATTGTACCATATGTTTAGCTCCTAAATAATTGGCATCTAGATTGAAGATGGGGTCAGGACTGACGCGGGAAAGTGACTTGCTCCCAATTTCCCTACTATTTTACCATATTTATCCCGAAATTCCACCCTTTGCAGCAATTTTTTAAATGCCCTCATCCCCCTAATCCTCTCTCCCTCATCCCCGCCAAAGCCCTCACCCCCGACCCCTCTCCCAAGTTGGGAGAGGGGGGGGATTAAGTCCCTCTCCCCCCCTTTCAAAGGGGGTTGGGGGATGGAGAGGGATTTAGGGTGAGGGCATATCATGGTAAAATCGATGGTAAATTATGTCTAGCAATTATGGCAGAAAATCCAGAGGTTAAGTTGTACGATTTAGATTTCGCTCAATGGGTCGCCGCCACCGTCGCCCAACTGCAAGCGCGGGAATTTGACTGCTTAGACTTGCCCAATCTGATTGAGGAAATAGACAGTTTAGACAACCGAGATAAACGAGAGTTGCAAAGCCAGTTACAAGTGCTGCTATCCCATTTACTAAAACGGGTTTACGTCGCTTCTGCCAATGATTTTAGAGTTTGGGGACTCACCATCCGAGAACAGCGCCGGGAATTGCAGCTTTTGCTAGCACAATCCCCCAGTCTTAAATCATATTTCTTAGATATATTCGCCAAATGTTGGCAAGATGCTTTAGAGGAGGTAAGCTCCGACTATCCAGGGTTTGATTTACCCCATATCTGCCCTTTCCCTACGGATACTGATGCCATATTATCCCAGCGGTTTTGGGAGGATTGATGGGGGATTATCCGGTTACTTTTGTAGGGTGGGCAGGGTACTGCCCACCCTACTGCTAGAGGCTGCTAGCTCGCTGGCAACAACGTCAGGAATAATCACGGTTTGGTAAATGGCTTCTAGCAACCAGAGATAATCGACTTGGGCAAGATTGGAAAGGGCAGAAGTATCGCTGACGACGATCATAACCAGCCCCGATCGCGCAGGTGCTGAACATCCTGTTCAAGGTCTTTTACATCGTAGTGAACACAAATGCCGCGATCGGCCAGCAGCTTTTGAAACTCTATAATTTCCATCCCAGCAACTTTACTGGCGCGACTGAGAGAAATCCGCTCTTACTCAAACAGGGCAATGGCAATTTCCCGGAGCCAGTCGCTCTGGTTAAAGGTTTCGGTCTGACTGAGGCTATCAGGTAGGTTCAGGGTAATTTGCATTGAGCTGCCCTTACACACTTACTTCTAATTTTAAGGCTTTGGCGTAGAAATATTGAATTCTTAACAAAATTTTACAGAAGCACTCAGAGAAATCCTATATAGCCAAAAGAACAATCCCCCAGTGGGCTGCCCACCCTACTTACTCCTCTCTCCCTCACCCCCGCCAAAGCCCTCACCCCCGACCCCTCTCCCAAGTTGGGAGAGGGGGGGAATTAAGTCCCTCTCCCTCTTTGGGAGAGGGATTTAGGGTAAGGGCATATTGTGGGATTTAGGGTGAGGGCATATTGCGGGATTTAGGGTGAGGAAATGTACCGAATAGACGGGCAAACCACTGTAAAATTGTGGCGTTACACTTGCGCTAATTTACTGCCGCATTTGTAGCAGAATTTAGAATTAGCTGGGTTTTGCGTGCCGCAGTTAGTACAAAAAACGTGCCTGGGTG contains:
- a CDS encoding DUF29 domain-containing protein, whose protein sequence is MRAYHGKIDGKLCLAIMAENPEVKLYDLDFAQWVAATVAQLQAREFDCLDLPNLIEEIDSLDNRDKRELQSQLQVLLSHLLKRVYVASANDFRVWGLTIREQRRELQLLLAQSPSLKSYFLDIFAKCWQDALEEVSSDYPGFDLPHICPFPTDTDAILSQRFWED
- a CDS encoding UPF0175 family protein; this encodes MEIIEFQKLLADRGICVHYDVKDLEQDVQHLRDRGWL
- a CDS encoding alpha/beta hydrolase-fold protein — its product is MKHPTSFNPSGDKIRWLAGCCLLIIPLTSGCFNPPPPPTANAETTTPTAPTPTTMAEPMLKPGWHRNLTIDGVPYDLYIPANYRSASLLVLPGWNYERTSWVDNAPLVDYADKYGYALILPEMLVTLYESAYYPETTLKWQPVPGGKFIKERLIPEIQNQHNLLLPGQYNTLLGLSTGGRGVALIALENPGLFAAGASLSGDFSQENTPDDRLMTAVYGAFSEFPQRWLGRDNPQARAPEWIMPLYLAHGTDDEIVPESQSRLFYYALRQRRGDDIVVQYHAVPGAGHDYEFWGGQLPSVFEFFEKVKKSS
- a CDS encoding GAF domain-containing protein encodes the protein MANDKLRMINDRLFLRMKRDVLLQQTMSDIQENLDIDRVVLYYFYRQWQGQVICEAVKYRDLSILGSTGADECFNDEYAALYLGGRARAIVDIETENIQDCHRDFMRSIKVRSNLVVPVITHSNLWGLLAVHQCYATRNWTEADIDFMRQEAENVAASPAIVHP